A genome region from Erigeron canadensis isolate Cc75 chromosome 3, C_canadensis_v1, whole genome shotgun sequence includes the following:
- the LOC122594386 gene encoding putative aldehyde oxidase Art an 7, giving the protein MASLIKTNLSFIVSIILVSHVFCQPGDIVDPNKPEPGINDGGSDYTKPAIESAFLGQWAIDNPDAGVAAMQLQLMPNDKVIWFDTTSLGPSALKLPEGVPCTENPDQNNQPDCYAHAIAYDWKTSLYRPLTLKGDAWCSSGNLWPNGNLVATGGTYSGNKAIRVLANNDDPRSDFDTRLNVLADGRWYSSNQVLEDGSAIVLGGRDSYSYEIVPPQMEFQPKRFDLPFLKETTTPGLGPGKPVENNLYPFLFLLPDGNVFLFANNRAISFAPQTGQVVREYPELPGGSRNYPPSGSSALLPLKLTADNQGLNPEIVICGGNVPNAYELVDARHVTEKQFLPALKDCHRIQPLAPNAAWVDEQEMPSPRTMGDLIHLANADLLMLNGAQKGTSGWEDSTDANLTPLLYTPYKPMGQRFKELAPTTIARMYHSCAALLPNTQVLVAGSNMHQFYTYNVEYPTELRVEKFTPPYLDPALDPQRPTITVDATDVILKYGTPFRVTATLPRETPFALGEIKLTMLYPPFTTHGFSQNQRMIIPAITTVEENVINAVAPASGAIAPPGYYILFVNYLGVPSQGLWIHID; this is encoded by the exons ATGGCTTCATTAATAAAAACGAATCTTTCGTTCATTGTCTCTATAATACTTGTTTCTCATGTCTTTTGCCAGCCAGGTGATATAGTCGACCCCAACAAGCCAGAACCTGGTATAAATGATGGTGGATCTGATTACACCAAACCAGCAATCGAGTCTGCATTCTTGGGCCAATGGGCCATTGATAATCCGGATGCTGGCGTTGCTGCCATGCAATTGCAATTGATGCCTAATGATAAGGTTATCTGGTTTGATACGACATCGCTTGGGCCTTCAGCCTTAAAATTGCCTGAGGGTGTTCCTTGCACCGAAAACCCTGATCAAAACAACCAGCCCGATTGTTATGCTCATGCCATTGCTTACGACTGGAAGACGTCACTATATAGGCCCCTTACg TTAAAGGGAGATGCATGGTGCTCATCAGGAAACTTGTGGCCGAATGGTAACCTGGTTGCGACTGGAGGGACCTATAGTGGTAATAAAGCTATTCGAGTTCTTGCTAACAATGATGATCCTAGGTCTGACTTTGACACCAGATTGAATGTTCTTGCTGATGGTCGATG GTATTCAAGTAACCAAGTTTTGGAAGATGGGAGTGCAATAGTGTTGGGAGGACGAGACTCGTACAGCTACGAGATAGTACCACCACAAATGGAGTTCCAACCAAAAAGATTCGATCTCCCCTTCCTTAAGGAAACTACAACGCCTGGATTAGGACCAGGCAAACCAGTCGAAAACAACTTGTACCCATTTCTTTTTCTCCTTCCCGATGGTAATGTATTCCTTTTTGCCAACAATAGGGCCATCAGCTTTGCTCCACAAACGGGCCAAGTCGTTCGTGAGTATCCTGAGTTACCAGGTGGGTCCCGTAATTACCCACCTTCAGGTTCCTCGGCTCTTCTCCCATTAAAACTTACCGCTGATAACCAAGGACTGAATCCTGAAATTGTCATTTGTGGCGGTAATGTCCCAAATGCATATGAACTCGTCGACGCAAGGCATGTTACAGAAAAACAATTCCTACCTGCACTCAAAGATTGTCATAGAATCCAGCCATTAGCACCAAATGCTGCTTGGGTGGATGAACAAGAAATGCCATCACCAAGAACAATGGGTGACTTAATACACCTTGCAAACGCCGATCTTTTGATGCTTAACGGTGCCCAAAAAGGTACCTCGGGTTGGGAAGATTCAACAGATGCTAATCTTACCCCTCTTTTATACACACCTTACAAACCAATGGGCCAAAGATTTAAAGAACTCGCTCCAACAACTATAGCCAGAATGTATCATTCTTGCGCTGCATTGTTGCCCAATACTCAAGTTTTGGTTGCAGGAAGTAACATGCATCAATTCTACACATACAACGTCGAATACCCAACTGAACTTAGGGTCGAGAAATTCACCCCTCCATACTTAGACCCTGCACTAGACCCACAACGACCAACGATCACCGTCGATGCCACAGATGTTATCTTAAAATATGGCACACCTTTCAGGGTTACAGCCACTCTTCCAAGGGAAACACCTTTTGCATTAGGTGAAATTAAGTTAACAATGTTGTACCCACCTTTTACTACTCATGGTTTCTCTCAAAACCAAAGGATGATTATTCCAGCAATAACAACAGTTGAGGAAAATGTTATTAATGCTGTTGCACCAGCAAGTGGTGCCATTGCCCCTCCTGGTTACTACATTTTGTTTGTGAATTACCTTGGTGTGCCAAGTCAAGGTCTATGGATTCATATCGACTAA
- the LOC122591637 gene encoding uncharacterized protein LOC122591637: MPQALFDDIISRVLALSSYVRSRFIRFFEDLIYRDVSRFSGDFVTCRNPESVNGKSVSVGCTSSSTSRNLGTNHDRRHTSCLEDHSPVALELTGFFVKSALFLALAPYRISSQCVKHTQIRVETILSRVQTTLKGSSTDIGWMQRDPNMDPVKDGSGRFLELLYSIRNGEHKLPDSYVYLLIPGLFSNHGPLYFVSTKKFFSRMGLACHIAKIHSEASVEYNSWVLKQYIEEIYWGSGKRVMLLGHSKGGVDAAAALSLYWCDLKGKVAGLALVQSPYGGTPVASDMMREGQIADKETRRIMELIVCKIIKGDIRSLEDLTYEKRKQFLSQHKLPKGIPLISFRSEANVGPGVISMMSHIAHVELPKISFLGHGSRESDYEAAPIAKQVPVVVPVSAAMAVSALHLQLRYGEKSDGLVTCRDAEVPGSVVVRPNQKIDHAWMVYSSWSTNQTEADASEMCEALLTMLVELGKVKNNHAS, translated from the exons ATGCCACAAGCATTGTTTGATGACATTATCTCCCGTGTTCTAGCGTTGAGTTCTTATGTAAGAAGTCGATTTATCCGCTTTTTTG AGGATCTTATTTACAGAGATGTTAGTAGATTCTCAGGAGATTTTGTGACTTGTCGAAATCCAGAATCTGTTAATGGGAAATCTGTCTCAGTTGGCTGTACATCATCTTCAACGTCAAGGAATCTTGGTACAAATCATGATAGAAGACATACCTCATGTCTTGAAGATCATTCACCT GTTGC GTTGGAACTCACAGGATTCTTTGTGAAATCCGCTTTGTTTTTAGCATTGGCTCCCTACCGAATCTCTTCTCAATGTGTTAAACATACACAAATTCGTGTGGAAAC TATCCTCTCTCGAGTACAGACTACCTTGAAAGGTTCTTCAACGGATATCGGATGGATGCAGCGTGATCCCAATATGGATCCTGTCAAAGATGGTTCTGGTAGATTCTTAGAATTGTTATATTCTATAAG GAATGGAGAGCACAAGCTGCCTGACTCATACGTGTATTTATTGATACCAG GATTATTTAGCAACCATGGTCCCTTATACTTTGTCAGCACCAAGAAGTTCTTTTCACGGATGGGCTTAGCTTGCCATATAGCAAAAATCCACAGTGAG GCATCAGTGGAGTACAATTCGTGGGTGTTGAAACAATATATAGAAGAGATCTATTGGGGCTCAGGGAAACGTGTGATGTTGCTTGGTCATAGCAAGGGTGGAGTGGATGCTGCTGCTGCATTATCGCTCTATTGGTGTGATTTGAAAGGTAAAGTTGCAGGTTTAGCACTGGTGCAGAGCCCTTATGGTGGAACCCCAGTTGCCTCTGATATGATGCGTGAAGGCCAGATTGCTGATAAAGAGACCAGGAGGATCATGGAACTCATAGTCTGCAAGATTATCAAG GGTGACATAAGATCTCTTGAAGATCTAACGTATGAGAAGAGAAAGCAATTCCTCAGCCAACACAAACTCCCAAAAGGAATTCCACTCATTTCGTTTCGCTCAGAAGCCAATGTGGGACCCGGGGTCATATCAATGATGTCCCATATAGCACACGTGGAGCTTCCTAAGATTTCCTTCTTAGGACATGGATCCCGTGAGTCTGACTACGAGGCAGCACCTATTGCGAAACAAGTACCAGTGGTGGTTCCTGTCTCAGCTGCAATGGCTGTGTCGGCTCTCCACTTGCAACTTCGTTATGGGGAGAAAAGTGATGGGTTGGTGACTTGTCGTGATGCAGAGGTCCCTGGCTCGGTTGTGGTTCGTCCCAACCAAAAAATTGATCATGCTTGGATGGTCTATTCATCATGGAGTACGAATCAAACTGAAGCTGATGCTTCCGAGATGTGTGAAGCTTTGCTAACGATGCTTGTCGAGCTTGGAAAGGTGAAAAACAACCATGCTAGTTAG